TTTTCATCTACCAACTCACCAGAGTTTAttgtttaagttaaaaaaaaaaaaatcagtcatgggtgatgttttcattttaagagGTAGAAGATCAAATTTAGGgctggagctggcaagatggctcttgTAGGACCTgcattccatccccagaacccacaggttaaaggagggaactgactcaCAGGTTGTCCTGACTTCCACATAAATTCCATGCAgtcacatatccacacacacaaatagatatactatatatgtatgcacgcatgcacacacacacacacaaaagtaattttaaaaataaaaataagtagaaagTATTTACTAattgggcacagtggcacatggacttcaaaagcagaggcaggaggagttctATGACTTGGAGGTCAGCtcggtctatatagtgagttccaggtccagCCAGGATTAAatagagaccttgtttcaaaaacaacaacagaaaacaaaaacaaagaaagaaagaaagtatttacTACCAAAGTTCTGCAGGGTTCTTAAAAAACAACCCAATATGTACCAAATAAATCATCTTAATACATGAATACACACCCAGCTCAGGTGccagtgaggtgactcagcaaGTACAGTGCTTGCAGCACAAAGCTAACTCCATGGGCTGGATACTTGGGACCCATGAAAAGGTTGTAGGCTACTGACCTCACAacattgccctctgacctccaagggtgCGAggtctctctcaaacacacacacaccacaccatacaaacacacattaaTACTAAAAGCACAGCTCAAGGTTTCAGTTCAAACTGTTTGGAACTTTGTAGCTACCTGATTTAGGTAAGGAATGAAATTTGTGGACACAGTGTTGGTCAGTCAAGCTCCTCTCTTCGCACAGCTGATGGCCATTGCTCCAAAATTTGTAGCAGTCTTCGTGTAATTGCATGGCGTATTTGTGAAAGGCTGGACCTCGAGCATGCTGACTGTATACCCGAAGAGCCTGAGCAAGCTGATTCTTATGGACTGTCATGGTGTAATTATGCGGCAAGTTTGACTGGTAGGCACTATGAGCCATGGGTAAAGCTTTTTGGCACCGGTTTTCCGAGAATTTTGTGTCTATATCCAAAAACCCTTCTAAGACTTTAATACTGCTTAAAATCTTAGATGTTAGCTCCCCAGTTGGGGAGCCCAAGTCCTCTTCCTTCCCATCGATAGCCACTTCATACAGCTTTGCTGCTGCGGAGATCCACTTCTGGTAAGTGGGCAGTTCAAAATGGGAAGGCTGTGGGTTCCTGCCCACACTGTCATCAAAACCTTTTTTGCTTAGGACCAGCTCCACGTGCTGCCACAGGAATTCTCGAAGAGTGAAATCCACTAGCTGGCCTGAAGAACTCGAGGTGCTGCTATCAATGTGGAAGGAGAGCTGTTGCCGGCTGTGCTGTCTCATCGCTTGGTACCGCCTAGGTCCAGAAAGGGGTGCGGGCACCAACAACGATTCTGGGTCTTTCACGGTACAATGGCTCCTAAGCTGGTCCAGCAACATGCCAATTGGGTCCTCCTCCTGGCTTCCAGGGACTATGTACACAAAAGCTTGGTTGGCAGGTACCGTAAAGAGGCAGTTGATACTCTGATTAGTCAAGACTCGACTCTTGCGAAAGATTCTATAGATCTGGTCCTCCAGGGCATGCTGCAGCCTTCTTTTGGGAGAGTGCTTCTTGGGTTTATCCGGATGAGCTGTATCCTGGCTCCGAGGCGGTTCCACCTTAAGGGCCCCATTGAgttgaaagaggaagaggagtctAGGTGGGCAAGGTCGGCAGTTTAACTTCCAGTCTTTGCCAACTGGGCAATCCTTAATGGCTGTTTTGAGGAGGGGTAGTACTTTCTGTCTCAGTCCATCCAGGGCTCTGAATACACGATCATAAGTGATGTCAAAGGAACACGTCGGATGGACCAGGAGCAAGATATGACAGACAGAGAAGAGGTAAAGGAGGCTGAGACACTGTAACTTCTCCTGATGCTTCCAAAACTCGTGTGTTTCTGCATGAGGTAAAGAGAGGCCCCCTCCGGCTTCACCGCTCTGGAGGGCCCGACAAGCACGCAGAAGCTGTGAGTTGTCACAGATGGAAGTGAGAATAAGATACAGAACTTTGCTTTCCTGATTGTAATAGGCCTGCAAAAGACTAAAGTCCTGGGGACCTGGCTCAGCTCGGTTACCTTCCGCCGTAGCCATACCTCCGCGAAGTGAATCCCCGGCAGCAGCCCCCGGGTCCCCGGCTCCTCCCGCCTCTCCGACAGAGACAGCTTTGGTCTTGATTCCATTTCCTGGATCTCCAGGATCCTGGTGGTGAAAGAGTGGGAAAACCTGTCGATCGCACACAGTGTTCACCAAAGAGAACTTCTCGGAGTTGAGGCGCAGAGCCGTCTTGCCGAAGATTCCCACCACGCAGATCTCATCCTCCCTCCACGGGGGCTCGGGCGTGCCAGCCGCGTTCCCCCCGCCTTCAGCGGAGGGGCCTCCGGGACTCTCAGAGCCCAGCCAGGCCGACGCCCCCATGAGCAGCTCGCGCAAGCTGACCGGCCCCGCCATGGCGGAGAAAGAGCTTCCTCTAGCGTCCTTCCGGTCCCTCGCTAATCCCAACCCACCCGGTCCTATTGTGAAAACCCTCCTCCGCCTGTTAGTCCTTGAGTTCCGGGTGTCTGTCCCTTCCCCCAACACTCCCTTCCACCCCTTTGCCTTTTCGTGTCTCTGCAAGGTCTTAGCACTACGTTTACTCAACTCGAGTTTAAGATATCGAAAGCTAGATTGGTTGCAGTTTCAATTTTAAAGAATACGCCAAAACCCACAACAGTTCCAACTAATTCTTCTAACAGCTCAGCGTGGGTGGTTGATTATACTCTCGCCTTTtctgaagactgaggcaggagaatttcttaatttcattcttaatctctctctctctctctctttttctttccttccttctttcctccttccctctcttcctccttctccttccttccttccttctttcctttctcccccatGCCCCCATTCTACCTCTTAAATGCTgcgattaaaagcatgcaccactaccacctaGCAAGGAAGAAGGATTCTTGAGCACAGTAGCTGTGCTAGCCTGATAACAtaccaagaccctgtctccataaagaaaagaaaacaagaaagaaaggacaggagggaggagcGAGAGCGCCAAGCACATTGCTGCACTTCTGTGATTCCAACATTCAgatattgctcttacagagaaaaGGAGCTCTTGTTTTGCAGCACCCATGGCCtgaaaaaaaacacatacacaaacacacaccccaaaattaATCTTTAAGAAATAGAAGAAGTGGAGGCGGAGAGCTACGTGTCTAGTATGCAGGAAGTCCTGTGTTCTATCCTCAGCACCAGTATAAACTGGGTATAGTGGCCCAtgctgcaaccccagcacttgggaggtgccAGAATGATTAgtagttcaagatcatcctgagCTATGTctcaagttcaatgccagcctgaacTGTAAGAAATCTGTTTCAAAGAcggttgtggtggcacacgcctttaatcccagcactctggaggcagaggcaggcaggcagatttctgagtgcaaggccagcctggtctacaggacaatcagagctacacggagaaaccctgtcttgaaaaaccaaaaaacaaaaaaatctgtttcaaaacaaaaagataaacatCAACAAAAGAATTGTAGAAAattctagggaggcagaggcaggtggatctctgaactgaatttgaggccagcctggccaacagagtgagttccaggacagccaaggctacccagaggaactctgtctcaaacaaacaaacaaacaaacaaacaaacaaaccaattgTGGAAAATTAATCTAATAATTTAGCATAGTGGAAATATGaatagtgtgcgtgtgtgttgctggggatcTAATTCATGtctttgtgaatgctaggcaagtgctctaccactgactaCATTTGTAatagattctttctctctcctccctccccaacccatTGTAGGTTCAATTGCCCTGGAACTCTTGTCCCTCCTGATTGGTCTatcttcacctcccaagtgctggcattacagatgtaTACCATCCATGCTTTTCACTTCTTACAATACTTATGGTTTTAAGCTAGACAGAGAAGTAGGTCACTTAAGCCGAgcgtggtgtcacatgcctttaatcccagcacttgggaagcagaggcaggcggatttctgagttcgaggccagcctggtctacaaagtgagttccaggacagcttgggctatacagagaaaccctgtctcgaagcaaaaaaagaaggaggaggaggaggaggaggagaagaagaaggtggtCACTTACATTCATGGAATTCTTACTTAGAAACTCAAATAGCAGCAATATAACAGCATAAACACAGAGTACTCACTGTGCATAGAGCTGTGATACCTCTTTTTAAAGAGTTCTTTAGGATGGGAGTGTACCCctgtggttagagcacttgctaaGGAGCCTTAGGTTACATCTCTAGCACCatgaaacgaaacaaaacaaacaaatccattgtggaattgattctctccatccacctttcTATGGGAtccaggaattaaactcaggcccACCAGGCTTATTAAGTGATCATCTTTATCTGCTGAAccctctcaccagcccccatgtcTTTTATGCTatatttgttagttttgtttgttttttaaacctcaAGATGTGttgtggtggtacacagcttt
Above is a genomic segment from Mus caroli chromosome 11, CAROLI_EIJ_v1.1, whole genome shotgun sequence containing:
- the Smg8 gene encoding protein SMG8, which gives rise to MAGPVSLRELLMGASAWLGSESPGGPSAEGGGNAAGTPEPPWREDEICVVGIFGKTALRLNSEKFSLVNTVCDRQVFPLFHHQDPGDPGNGIKTKAVSVGEAGGAGDPGAAAGDSLRGGMATAEGNRAEPGPQDFSLLQAYYNQESKVLYLILTSICDNSQLLRACRALQSGEAGGGLSLPHAETHEFWKHQEKLQCLSLLYLFSVCHILLLVHPTCSFDITYDRVFRALDGLRQKVLPLLKTAIKDCPVGKDWKLNCRPCPPRLLFLFQLNGALKVEPPRSQDTAHPDKPKKHSPKRRLQHALEDQIYRIFRKSRVLTNQSINCLFTVPANQAFVYIVPGSQEEDPIGMLLDQLRSHCTVKDPESLLVPAPLSGPRRYQAMRQHSRQQLSFHIDSSTSSSSGQLVDFTLREFLWQHVELVLSKKGFDDSVGRNPQPSHFELPTYQKWISAAAKLYEVAIDGKEEDLGSPTGELTSKILSSIKVLEGFLDIDTKFSENRCQKALPMAHSAYQSNLPHNYTMTVHKNQLAQALRVYSQHARGPAFHKYAMQLHEDCYKFWSNGHQLCEERSLTDQHCVHKFHSLPKSGEKPEADRNPPVLYHNSRARSTGACNCGRKQAPRDDPFDIKAANYDFYQLLEEKCCGKLDHINFPVFEPSTPDPAPAKNEPSPAPPDSDAEKLKEKEPQTQGESTSLSLALSLGQSTDSLGTYPADPQAGGDNPEVHGQGEGKSEKRPNLVDRQASTVEYLPGMLHSNCPKGLLPKFSSWSLVKLGPAKSYNFHTGLDQQGFVPGTNYLMPWDIVIRTRAEDEGDLDTNSWPAPNKAIPGKRSAVVMGRGRRRDDIARAFVGFEYEDSRGRRFMCSGPDKVMKVMGSGPKESALKALNSDMPLYILSSSQGRGLKPHYAQLMRLFVVVPDAPLQIILMPQVQPGPPPCPVFYPEKQEITLPPDGLWVLRFPYAYVTERGPCFPPKENVQLMSYKVLRGVLKAVTQ